A window of Pantoea agglomerans contains these coding sequences:
- a CDS encoding PTS sugar transporter subunit IIC, which yields MNSVINFLVKDLLGQASILIAFIALIGLLLQRKSAGKVIEGTFKTLLGFLIMMAGINIIVGTLTFLNTIFTHGFGMQGYITDVAAIAGLASRELGSEVALTLLVIFIVNIIIARLTPFKYIFLTGQALLWMATIGAVIGYKAGLTGLPLILTGGIFGGIMAVVMPALAQPVVRRITDSDDIALGHFCTIGYLVQAAVAKVVGKGSRSTEDLKLPDNFKFLQDTYLAMGIVMVPMYLIPALAAGPAFIAQYSNGMNYLMYAFMQAMQFVAGVFVLYSGVRLLLNELVPAFRGIAMRIVPDARPALDCPVLFPYAPNAVIVGFLATTLGSVIGMIVFPMFGLAMILPGLLTNFFAGGAAGVFGNALGGRRGAMIGGVVHGLFITFLPAILVPMLESYGFTGVTFSDADVISTGLVLGHAFQGNWLFVALFVLFITLIAWFVNGKSTKPREEKIHESV from the coding sequence ATGAATAGCGTAATCAATTTCCTGGTCAAAGATCTGTTAGGGCAGGCGTCAATATTGATCGCCTTTATTGCCCTGATTGGTCTGCTGCTGCAACGTAAATCCGCCGGTAAAGTTATTGAAGGCACGTTTAAAACCCTGCTCGGCTTTTTAATCATGATGGCCGGCATCAATATTATTGTCGGCACCTTAACCTTTCTGAATACCATATTTACCCACGGCTTTGGTATGCAGGGCTATATTACCGACGTGGCGGCCATTGCCGGACTGGCCAGTCGCGAGCTGGGATCGGAGGTGGCATTAACGCTGCTGGTGATCTTTATCGTCAATATTATTATTGCCCGCCTTACGCCGTTTAAATATATCTTCCTTACCGGGCAGGCGCTGCTGTGGATGGCCACCATCGGGGCCGTTATCGGCTACAAGGCGGGGCTGACCGGTCTGCCGCTGATCCTGACCGGCGGCATCTTTGGCGGGATTATGGCGGTGGTGATGCCGGCGCTGGCGCAGCCGGTGGTGCGCCGCATTACCGACTCCGACGATATTGCGCTGGGTCACTTCTGCACCATCGGCTATCTGGTGCAGGCGGCGGTGGCGAAAGTGGTCGGTAAAGGCTCGCGCTCAACGGAAGATCTCAAGCTGCCGGATAACTTTAAATTCCTCCAGGACACCTATCTGGCGATGGGCATTGTGATGGTGCCGATGTACCTCATCCCGGCGCTGGCGGCAGGGCCCGCCTTTATCGCCCAGTACAGCAACGGCATGAACTACCTGATGTACGCCTTTATGCAGGCGATGCAGTTTGTGGCCGGGGTGTTTGTGCTTTACAGCGGCGTGCGGCTGCTGCTCAACGAGCTGGTACCGGCATTTCGCGGTATAGCGATGCGCATCGTGCCCGACGCCCGGCCCGCGCTCGATTGCCCGGTTCTGTTTCCCTATGCCCCCAACGCCGTTATCGTCGGCTTCCTCGCCACCACCCTCGGCTCGGTGATTGGCATGATCGTCTTTCCGATGTTTGGTCTGGCGATGATCCTGCCGGGCCTGCTCACTAACTTCTTTGCCGGCGGCGCGGCAGGGGTGTTTGGCAATGCCCTGGGCGGCCGTCGCGGCGCGATGATCGGCGGCGTGGTACACGGCCTGTTTATCACCTTTTTACCCGCCATTCTGGTGCCGATGCTGGAAAGCTACGGCTTCACCGGTGTGACCTTCAGCGACGCTGACGTTATCAGCACCGGCCTGGTATTAGGCCACGCCTTCCAGGGCAACTGGCTGTTTGTCGCGCTGTTTGTGCTCTTTATTACCCTGATCGCCTGGTTTGTTAACGGAAAATCCACTAAGCCCCGTGAGGAAAAAATCCATGAATCTGTATAA
- a CDS encoding cupin domain-containing protein, whose product MFIYRSQTQQEEAGNGVTRRILAHGGTMMAVEVTFEQGAVGPLHHHPHEQLTCVLSGRFAFTIDGVTQEVGAGDTLYKAPNVVHGCLCLEAGTLLDIFTPQREDFLSPA is encoded by the coding sequence GTGTTTATATATCGATCGCAGACGCAGCAGGAAGAGGCAGGCAATGGGGTGACGCGGCGCATACTGGCGCACGGCGGCACCATGATGGCGGTAGAAGTGACCTTTGAACAGGGCGCGGTCGGCCCGCTGCATCATCATCCTCACGAGCAGCTGACCTGCGTGCTCAGCGGACGTTTCGCCTTTACTATTGACGGCGTCACCCAGGAGGTAGGCGCGGGGGATACGCTCTATAAGGCGCCCAACGTGGTGCACGGCTGCCTCTGCCTTGAGGCGGGCACGCTGCTGGATATCTTTACCCCGCAGCGTGAAGACTTTCTGTCGCCAGCCTGA
- a CDS encoding thiol-disulfide oxidoreductase DCC family protein, translating to MSQPPFLNPGEKVVLYDGVCKICNSWVNLLLRLKLPQRIRFAAVQSEEGKALLRFAGLPDENIRTIVLIDGNRHWIRAQAILRVMRLLPFPWGWLSLPALLIPPFISDFFYNRIALNRYRLFGRYEEQHPVTPDFPGRFLHA from the coding sequence ATGTCACAGCCACCCTTTCTGAATCCCGGCGAAAAGGTCGTGCTCTATGACGGCGTCTGCAAAATTTGTAATAGCTGGGTCAATCTCCTGCTGCGCCTGAAACTTCCTCAACGCATCCGCTTTGCGGCCGTTCAGAGCGAAGAGGGTAAGGCGCTGCTGCGCTTTGCCGGCCTGCCGGATGAAAATATTCGTACCATTGTGCTGATTGACGGTAACCGTCACTGGATCCGCGCCCAGGCGATTTTGCGCGTAATGCGGCTGCTCCCTTTTCCATGGGGATGGCTGTCGCTGCCGGCCTTGCTGATCCCCCCTTTTATTAGCGACTTTTTCTATAACCGCATTGCGTTAAATCGCTACCGGCTGTTTGGCCGCTACGAGGAGCAGCATCCGGTCACGCCCGATTTTCCGGGACGGTTTTTACATGCCTGA
- a CDS encoding RpiB/LacA/LacB family sugar-phosphate isomerase, whose amino-acid sequence MKIALMMENSQAAKNAIVRKELEEVAQLTDHQVFNVGMSDEQDHHLTYIHLGIMASVLLNSKAVDFVVAGCGTGQGALISLNLHPGVVCGYCIDPADAYLFAQINNGNALSLPFAKGFGWGAELNLRFIFEKAFSGERGMGYPPERKEPQVRNAGILNQVKSAMLKESYLDTLRALDPELVRTALSGPRLQHCLFEQGQVPEIAEFVRQITQ is encoded by the coding sequence ATGAAAATTGCATTAATGATGGAAAACAGCCAGGCCGCCAAAAACGCTATTGTGCGCAAGGAGCTGGAAGAGGTGGCGCAGCTGACTGACCATCAGGTGTTTAACGTTGGCATGAGCGACGAACAGGATCACCATCTGACCTATATTCACCTGGGGATCATGGCCAGCGTGCTGCTGAACAGCAAAGCGGTGGATTTTGTCGTGGCCGGCTGCGGCACCGGCCAGGGGGCACTGATCTCGCTTAACCTGCATCCGGGAGTGGTCTGCGGCTACTGCATCGATCCGGCGGATGCCTACCTGTTTGCGCAGATCAACAACGGTAATGCGCTGTCGCTGCCGTTTGCCAAAGGCTTCGGCTGGGGCGCAGAGCTGAACCTGCGCTTTATCTTTGAAAAAGCCTTTAGCGGCGAGCGAGGCATGGGCTACCCGCCAGAGCGTAAAGAGCCGCAGGTACGCAACGCCGGTATCCTTAACCAGGTGAAATCCGCCATGCTGAAAGAGAGCTATCTCGATACGCTGCGCGCGCTCGATCCTGAGCTGGTGCGCACCGCCCTCAGCGGGCCGCGTCTGCAGCACTGCCTGTTTGAGCAGGGGCAGGTACCGGAAATCGCCGAGTTTGTTCGTCAGATCACGCAGTAA
- a CDS encoding AAA family ATPase, which translates to MTLTTQHRQVVLINGIPASGKSTLTQALAARLALPVLTLDSLKEPFMASFAPVDRQRNRQLGCAAYQAIWNIVGQAPAGCVYLIDAWFGFQPKAVLEQGLAAAGVTRVLELWMTISPDEAVARYQARLARRMPGHPGAEYLPELRRLAEQAEPMGVGPVLRIDGSDSSINAAERWLSAQLLPPRLRPWEADKPLYQQR; encoded by the coding sequence ATGACGCTGACAACGCAACACAGGCAGGTGGTGCTGATCAACGGCATTCCCGCCTCTGGCAAAAGCACGCTGACTCAGGCGCTCGCGGCGCGGCTCGCACTGCCGGTGCTGACGCTCGACAGCCTGAAAGAGCCCTTTATGGCGAGCTTCGCGCCGGTGGATCGGCAGCGCAACCGGCAGCTGGGCTGTGCGGCCTATCAGGCGATCTGGAACATCGTCGGCCAGGCGCCGGCAGGCTGCGTCTACCTGATTGACGCCTGGTTTGGCTTTCAGCCGAAGGCGGTGCTGGAGCAGGGGCTGGCGGCGGCGGGGGTGACCCGGGTGCTGGAGCTGTGGATGACGATCTCACCTGACGAGGCGGTGGCACGCTATCAGGCGCGACTCGCGAGGCGGATGCCGGGGCACCCCGGCGCGGAGTATCTGCCGGAGCTGCGACGGCTGGCGGAGCAGGCGGAACCCATGGGGGTTGGCCCGGTGCTGCGTATCGACGGCAGCGATAGCAGTATCAACGCCGCCGAACGCTGGCTCAGCGCGCAATTATTGCCGCCGCGCCTGCGTCCGTGGGAGGCGGATAAGCCGCTGTATCAGCAGCGTTAA
- a CDS encoding ketose-bisphosphate aldolase, which translates to MNLYNFTDLLQVAKQRDFKALGSFNLHCLEMLPAFFKAAEQTNSPLMIQISTGTAKYLGHRLLVDAICSLSASKNVPTCLHLDHCSDLAAIQTAIDAGFSSVMYDGSHLPIEENIANTRRVIDMARPHKVSVEAELGAIGGSEDGKEVAMEETAFTTVEDAQRFVHETGVDMLAISIGTVHGLYTGKAHIQHQRLAEITRATGTPLVLHGGTGVSDEDMRLAVRSGIEKVNVGTEMNVQWVARCKQTFEKGRVNDSVRNFLVPANDAVTDVLVEKIQLFR; encoded by the coding sequence ATGAATCTGTATAACTTTACCGATCTGCTACAGGTGGCAAAACAGCGTGATTTTAAAGCGCTCGGCTCGTTTAACCTGCACTGTCTGGAGATGCTGCCCGCCTTTTTTAAGGCCGCAGAGCAAACCAACAGCCCGTTAATGATCCAGATCTCAACCGGCACCGCAAAATATTTAGGCCACCGGCTGCTGGTTGACGCCATCTGTTCGCTCTCCGCCAGTAAAAACGTGCCGACCTGCCTGCACCTCGATCACTGCTCCGACCTGGCGGCGATTCAGACCGCCATTGATGCCGGATTCAGCTCGGTGATGTATGACGGGTCGCACCTGCCGATTGAGGAGAACATCGCCAACACGCGCCGCGTTATCGATATGGCGCGCCCGCATAAGGTGTCGGTAGAGGCGGAGCTGGGGGCGATAGGCGGCTCGGAGGATGGCAAAGAGGTGGCGATGGAGGAGACGGCGTTTACCACCGTAGAGGATGCGCAGCGCTTTGTGCATGAGACCGGCGTCGATATGCTGGCGATCTCCATTGGCACCGTGCACGGCCTCTATACCGGCAAAGCGCATATTCAGCATCAGCGGCTGGCGGAGATTACCCGGGCGACCGGTACGCCGCTGGTGTTGCACGGCGGCACCGGCGTCAGCGATGAGGATATGCGGCTGGCGGTGCGTAGCGGCATCGAAAAGGTCAACGTCGGCACCGAGATGAACGTGCAGTGGGTCGCGCGCTGCAAGCAGACCTTTGAAAAAGGCAGGGTCAACGACAGCGTCCGCAATTTCCTTGTGCCGGCAAATGACGCCGTGACCGATGTGCTGGTCGAAAAAATTCAGCTGTTCCGTTAA
- a CDS encoding PTS sugar transporter subunit IIA: MSIKQVLQEANAIQIGVRVSDWRQAIALAAQPLVRGGYIDASYPEAVIANTLTHGAYYVFEEGIAIPHARPESGVVKDCFSLLLLEEPVSFEGSDKADIVIMFGARDSNAHIEEGIRAIVALLDNDETLARLRRANSVAEVIDIL, encoded by the coding sequence ATGAGTATTAAACAGGTATTACAGGAGGCTAACGCCATTCAGATTGGCGTCAGGGTCAGCGACTGGCGACAGGCGATTGCGCTGGCGGCGCAGCCGCTGGTGCGCGGCGGCTATATCGACGCCTCTTATCCCGAGGCGGTGATCGCCAATACTCTGACGCACGGTGCCTATTATGTCTTTGAGGAGGGGATCGCCATTCCCCATGCGCGGCCAGAGAGTGGCGTGGTCAAAGACTGCTTTAGTTTGCTGCTGCTGGAGGAGCCCGTCTCCTTCGAGGGCAGCGATAAAGCGGACATTGTGATTATGTTCGGCGCACGCGACAGCAACGCCCATATTGAAGAGGGCATTCGCGCCATCGTGGCGCTGCTGGACAATGACGAAACGCTGGCGCGTCTGCGCCGGGCCAACAGCGTGGCGGAGGTCATCGATATCCTATGA
- a CDS encoding PTS sugar transporter subunit IIB: MLKILCVCGCGLGSSFAIEMSAKAVLKKLEIDADIDHTTISEASAFKSDIILTQKAFADVLNADASPEEMKRVIVLNRLTDKGEIEEKIVAFLKERNLKVASHE; this comes from the coding sequence ATGCTTAAAATTTTATGTGTCTGCGGCTGCGGGCTGGGCTCCAGCTTTGCCATCGAGATGAGCGCAAAAGCCGTATTAAAGAAGCTGGAAATTGACGCTGATATCGATCACACCACCATATCAGAAGCCAGTGCCTTTAAGTCCGATATTATTTTAACGCAGAAAGCCTTTGCTGATGTATTAAACGCCGACGCCAGCCCGGAAGAGATGAAGCGCGTTATTGTGCTGAACAGGCTGACCGATAAAGGCGAAATCGAAGAGAAAATAGTCGCCTTTCTCAAAGAGCGCAATCTGAAGGTCGCCAGTCATGAATAG
- a CDS encoding MBL fold metallo-hydrolase yields the protein MRVHHLNCGCMCPFGGALYDGFSRSPLAHLSCHCLLLETDAHGLVLVDTGIGLQDMAHPGHRLSGFFRLFNNIQFDRRLSAWQQIVDLGFKPEDVRHIILTHLDFDHAGGISDFPQARVHLLQRELDTAPQRQSWLQRQRFRPQQWGNQSGWRGYAAGGERWFGFDAVRALDDLNDEVLLVPLPGHTLGHAGVAVRQGDGWLLHGGDAWFYREEMRQAERHCTPGLRFYQWMMCSDRDAWRTNQQRLRALSLQTDARVTLFCSHDRRELGLLDSR from the coding sequence ATGCGCGTTCATCATCTCAACTGCGGCTGTATGTGTCCCTTCGGCGGCGCGCTCTATGACGGATTCAGCCGCTCGCCGCTGGCGCACCTCAGCTGCCACTGCCTGCTGCTGGAAACGGACGCCCACGGCCTGGTGCTGGTGGATACCGGCATCGGCCTGCAGGATATGGCGCATCCCGGCCACCGCCTGTCTGGCTTCTTCCGGCTGTTCAACAATATTCAGTTCGACCGCAGGCTGAGCGCCTGGCAGCAGATTGTCGATCTCGGCTTTAAGCCGGAAGATGTGCGTCATATTATCCTGACGCACCTCGACTTTGACCATGCGGGTGGCATCAGCGACTTTCCGCAGGCGCGGGTGCATCTGCTGCAGCGGGAGCTGGATACCGCGCCGCAGCGCCAGAGCTGGCTGCAGCGGCAGCGTTTCCGTCCCCAGCAGTGGGGCAACCAGAGCGGCTGGCGCGGCTACGCTGCCGGCGGCGAACGCTGGTTCGGCTTCGATGCGGTAAGGGCGCTTGACGATCTCAACGACGAGGTGCTGCTGGTGCCGCTGCCGGGCCACACGCTCGGCCATGCGGGGGTCGCGGTGCGGCAGGGCGACGGCTGGCTGCTGCACGGCGGCGACGCCTGGTTTTACCGCGAGGAGATGCGGCAGGCGGAGCGGCACTGCACGCCGGGCCTGCGCTTCTATCAGTGGATGATGTGCAGCGATCGCGACGCCTGGCGCACCAACCAGCAGCGGCTGCGCGCGCTCTCTCTGCAAACTGACGCCCGGGTGACGCTGTTTTGCAGCCATGACCGGCGCGAGCTGGGCCTGCTCGACAGCCGGTAA